In Dolichospermum flos-aquae CCAP 1403/13F, the following proteins share a genomic window:
- a CDS encoding peroxiredoxin, which produces MAIKVGDTAPNFSLPTQNGENVSLADFRGKKSVVLYFYPKDDTPGCTIESCAFRDQYAVFQAAGAEVIGVSGDSSDSHQKFANKYNLPFTLLSDQGDKVRKQYGATTAFGFIPGRVTYVIDQNGVVQYVLDSMLNFKGHVEEALKTLQQLAA; this is translated from the coding sequence ATGGCTATCAAAGTTGGAGATACCGCACCTAATTTTAGTCTACCTACCCAAAACGGCGAAAATGTTAGCTTGGCAGACTTTCGGGGTAAAAAATCCGTTGTTCTCTATTTTTATCCCAAGGATGATACACCAGGATGTACTATAGAATCTTGCGCTTTTCGAGATCAATATGCAGTATTTCAAGCCGCTGGTGCTGAAGTTATTGGTGTGAGTGGTGACTCTAGCGACTCTCATCAAAAGTTTGCAAATAAATACAATTTGCCTTTTACACTTTTAAGTGATCAAGGTGATAAAGTCCGAAAACAATATGGTGCAACTACTGCTTTTGGTTTTATTCCCGGCCGAGTTACCTATGTGATTGACCAAAATGGTGTGGTTCAGTATGTACTTGATTCCATGTTGAACTTTAAAGGCCACGTTGAAGAAGCATTGAAAACCCTGCAACAACTAGCAGCATAA
- a CDS encoding type II toxin-antitoxin system VapC family toxin, whose protein sequence is MKTLFVDTFYWVALFNPKDEWHLTVINYSKNLASVYLVTTDEVLTEFLNFFSTYDSKTRQNAINRVQDILHNDYVQIIPQTHETFLAGLELYKQRADKEYSLTDCISMQTMKQLGITEILTHDRHFTQEGFTTLFE, encoded by the coding sequence ATGAAAACATTATTCGTAGATACTTTTTACTGGGTTGCCTTATTTAATCCTAAAGATGAATGGCATTTAACCGTAATAAATTATAGTAAAAACCTTGCTTCTGTTTATCTAGTAACAACGGATGAAGTGTTAACAGAGTTTCTCAATTTCTTCTCAACTTATGATAGTAAAACAAGGCAAAATGCTATTAATAGAGTTCAAGATATTTTGCACAATGATTATGTGCAGATTATCCCCCAAACTCATGAAACATTTTTAGCAGGGCTTGAACTTTATAAACAACGTGCTGACAAAGAATACAGCCTCACAGATTGTATTTCTATGCAAACTATGAAGCAATTAGGCATTACTGAAATACTAACTCATGACAGACACTTTACCCAAGAAGGATTTACTACACTATTTGAATGA
- a CDS encoding restriction endonuclease subunit S, whose translation MVLIIGNIQKKAHLISGQTHLNSVIHAQQGFQPLVTKINNRQNLCPVSILKIRCACPAPYICVGDVKNGLINLESAVKIPISMNDVDKPVGLQVGDILFTRKGSFGNSAVVTELEVNGIISSEIMLVRLNSIYKETILPEYVSLFLNSKFGYLQVERRVHGVAYYSISQPDLANLLIPILPRNQQQKIVENIKSSFSLKLKSKQLLEIAKIGVEKAIETDEATATAWINQQLAALGINSLDE comes from the coding sequence ATGGTTTTGATTATCGGGAATATACAGAAGAAGGCACACCTTATATCAGGGCAAACGCACCTAAATTCTGTAATCCATGCCCAGCAAGGGTTTCAACCTTTAGTTACAAAAATTAACAATCGTCAAAACCTTTGTCCAGTAAGCATTCTAAAAATAAGATGCGCTTGCCCTGCACCTTATATTTGTGTTGGTGATGTAAAAAACGGACTAATTAATCTTGAAAGTGCTGTAAAAATCCCCATCTCGATGAATGATGTTGATAAACCTGTAGGTTTACAAGTAGGAGATATCCTTTTTACTCGAAAAGGCAGCTTTGGTAATTCCGCAGTAGTTACAGAACTAGAAGTTAACGGAATTATTAGTAGTGAAATTATGCTTGTACGTTTAAATTCGATCTATAAAGAAACAATTCTGCCAGAGTATGTTAGCCTATTTCTAAATTCAAAATTTGGTTATTTACAGGTTGAGCGTAGAGTTCATGGTGTAGCTTACTACAGTATTTCTCAACCAGATTTAGCCAATTTACTAATTCCAATCTTGCCAAGAAATCAACAGCAAAAGATTGTTGAGAATATAAAATCATCATTTTCACTAAAACTAAAATCCAAACAACTCCTAGAAATTGCTAAAATAGGAGTAGAAAAAGCCATTGAAACCGACGAAGCCACAGCCACAGCTTGGATAAACCAACAACTTGCAGCCTTGGGTATTAATTCCCTAGATGAATAA
- the lipB gene encoding lipoyl(octanoyl) transferase LipB — MIPSTQLNPYRCLLYNVGVMPYETAHQWQRSLVAERIHNPELDDVLILLEHPPVYTLGTAANPEFIKFNLDKSDYDVHRIERGGEVTYHCPGQLVGYPILNLRRYRQDLHWYLRQLEEVLIRVLANYDLKGERIPGFTGVWLEGYKIAAIGIKVSKWITMHGFSLNVCPDMTGFKQIIPCGIIDKPVSSLAKWIPDITCNQVRPFVNQCFAEVFGVEFEVDKSPTSYKNLYNKKE, encoded by the coding sequence ATGATTCCTAGCACTCAATTGAACCCGTACCGTTGTTTACTATATAATGTTGGCGTAATGCCTTATGAAACCGCTCATCAGTGGCAGCGATCGCTCGTTGCAGAACGCATTCACAATCCAGAACTAGATGATGTCTTAATTCTACTAGAACATCCCCCAGTCTACACCTTGGGGACAGCAGCAAATCCAGAATTTATTAAATTTAATCTTGACAAAAGTGATTATGATGTGCATCGCATTGAAAGAGGCGGCGAAGTTACCTATCATTGTCCCGGACAATTGGTAGGTTATCCCATTTTAAACTTACGCCGTTATCGTCAAGACTTGCATTGGTACTTGCGTCAACTTGAGGAAGTATTAATTCGCGTTTTAGCAAATTACGACTTGAAAGGAGAACGGATTCCTGGTTTTACCGGAGTTTGGCTAGAAGGATACAAGATTGCTGCCATCGGCATAAAAGTGAGTAAATGGATTACCATGCACGGTTTCTCCTTAAATGTTTGTCCAGACATGACAGGATTTAAACAAATTATCCCCTGTGGCATTATTGATAAACCAGTCAGCAGTTTAGCCAAATGGATTCCTGACATTACCTGTAACCAAGTCCGTCCTTTTGTCAATCAATGTTTTGCAGAAGTATTTGGTGTGGAATTTGAGGTTGATAAATCTCCGACTAGCTACAAAAATCTTTACAATAAAAAAGAATAG
- a CDS encoding acyltransferase family protein encodes MRLSSLDVFRGITIAAMILANMAGVAGDVYVYRPLSHSEWHGCTPTDLIFPCFLFIVGVAMTFSLAKYTAENKPTKAVYLRILRRTAILFILGLVLNGFWNQGVWTFDLSSIRLMGVLQRIALTYLFASLIVLKLPRKSQWLVAGGLLIAYWLTMMYIPVPDYGAGVLTREGNFGAFIDRLIIPKAHLYKGDGFNFLGDPEGLFSTIPAIVSVLAGYFTGEWIKDKKQATSQTSMDLVLFGLCCLVIAIIWDVAFPINKKIWTSSYVLFTTGWALMLLAACYELIEVRLIKRWSKPFEIMGLNAIALFVASVILIKITAKTQLGTGETAVSIYNWIYQNIFASWAGNFNGSFLFALVTLLFWYGVAVLMYQKRWFIKV; translated from the coding sequence ATGCGTCTGAGTTCCCTTGATGTGTTTCGTGGTATTACCATCGCTGCAATGATTCTTGCTAATATGGCCGGAGTTGCAGGTGATGTTTATGTTTATCGTCCCCTCAGTCATTCCGAATGGCACGGTTGTACACCCACTGACTTAATATTTCCCTGCTTTTTATTCATTGTTGGTGTGGCTATGACGTTTTCTTTAGCAAAATATACCGCAGAGAACAAGCCCACCAAAGCAGTTTATTTACGCATCCTGCGCCGCACTGCGATTCTGTTTATATTGGGTTTAGTATTAAATGGTTTTTGGAATCAAGGTGTTTGGACTTTTGATTTAAGTAGTATCCGCTTGATGGGGGTATTGCAACGGATTGCTTTAACTTATCTTTTTGCATCTTTAATAGTTTTAAAATTACCTCGCAAAAGTCAATGGTTAGTAGCAGGAGGATTACTAATTGCTTATTGGTTGACAATGATGTATATTCCTGTTCCTGATTATGGTGCAGGAGTGCTAACGAGAGAAGGTAATTTTGGCGCATTTATTGACAGATTAATTATTCCCAAGGCACATTTATATAAAGGTGATGGGTTTAATTTCCTGGGAGATCCTGAAGGACTTTTCAGCACTATTCCGGCAATAGTTAGCGTTTTAGCCGGTTATTTTACTGGGGAATGGATTAAAGATAAAAAACAGGCTACTTCACAAACTAGCATGGATTTAGTCTTGTTTGGTTTGTGTTGTTTGGTAATTGCAATTATTTGGGATGTGGCATTTCCCATTAATAAGAAAATTTGGACGAGTTCCTATGTTTTATTTACCACTGGTTGGGCGTTAATGTTATTAGCAGCTTGTTATGAATTGATAGAAGTGAGGTTAATTAAACGCTGGAGTAAGCCTTTTGAGATCATGGGATTAAATGCGATCGCTCTTTTTGTAGCATCTGTAATCTTGATTAAAATCACTGCAAAAACCCAACTTGGTACAGGTGAAACTGCTGTGAGTATCTATAATTGGATTTACCAAAATATCTTTGCATCTTGGGCAGGAAATTTCAACGGCTCATTTTTGTTTGCACTTGTTACCCTGTTATTTTGGTATGGTGTTGCTGTATTGATGTATCAGAAACGCTGGTTTATTAAAGTGTAA
- the hpf gene encoding ribosome hibernation-promoting factor, HPF/YfiA family gives MKLVIHGKNIEITDAIREYVHQKIEKAVSHFQNITNQVDVHLSVARNPRISTKQAAEVTIYANGSVIRAEESSESLYASIDLVADKIARQLRKYKEKRQDHKTQPISTNEVVAPEPVAADLIGDRTAELPQEVVRTKYFSMPPMTLAEAQEQLQLVGHDFYMFHNAESGEINVIYERNHGGYGVIQPRNNGNGNGKNGKSAHVGVAEKSRV, from the coding sequence ATGAAGCTTGTCATCCACGGTAAAAATATTGAAATCACTGATGCAATTCGTGAATATGTGCATCAAAAGATTGAAAAGGCAGTTAGTCACTTCCAGAACATCACCAATCAAGTGGATGTCCATTTAAGCGTAGCTCGCAATCCCCGAATAAGTACGAAGCAAGCGGCAGAAGTAACTATTTATGCTAATGGTAGTGTGATCCGTGCGGAAGAAAGCAGCGAAAGCTTATATGCAAGTATTGACCTAGTTGCAGACAAAATTGCTCGGCAATTGCGGAAATATAAGGAAAAAAGGCAGGATCATAAAACTCAACCTATATCAACTAACGAAGTAGTAGCACCCGAACCTGTTGCAGCGGATTTAATAGGCGATCGCACCGCTGAATTACCCCAAGAGGTTGTTCGCACCAAATACTTCTCCATGCCACCAATGACATTGGCAGAAGCGCAAGAACAACTGCAACTGGTGGGACATGACTTTTATATGTTTCATAATGCAGAAAGTGGAGAGATTAACGTCATTTATGAACGTAATCACGGCGGTTATGGAGTAATTCAACCTCGTAATAACGGTAACGGCAACGGTAAAAATGGCAAATCTGCTCATGTTGGTGTAGCAGAAAAATCTAGAGTTTAA
- a CDS encoding type I restriction enzyme HsdR N-terminal domain-containing protein: protein MNLAAIFKDSNYKLSQFTPQEIDTLEKSITIKQTKSGDVAYINCLVRDKEIKLTPEEAVRQLYLQVLTQRYHYPVNRIAIEYAVTFGREKKKADIAIFDKDRPNVPYIIVELKKPKLKDGKDQLRSYCNATGAPIGVWTNGNQISYYQRKDPNYFEDITDIPNANQTLADILNERFTLEDLIKKDKLVNEKKSLKALIE, encoded by the coding sequence ATGAATCTTGCTGCAATTTTCAAAGACTCTAATTACAAGCTTTCTCAATTCACACCCCAAGAAATTGACACCTTGGAAAAATCTATTACCATTAAGCAAACAAAAAGCGGTGATGTAGCTTATATTAACTGCTTAGTGCGTGATAAAGAAATTAAATTAACACCAGAGGAAGCGGTAAGACAGCTTTATCTACAAGTCTTAACTCAACGTTATCATTATCCAGTTAATCGGATAGCAATTGAGTATGCTGTCACCTTTGGAAGAGAAAAGAAAAAGGCTGATATTGCTATTTTTGATAAAGACAGACCAAATGTACCTTATATTATTGTCGAACTAAAAAAGCCAAAGTTAAAAGACGGTAAAGACCAATTACGTTCCTATTGTAATGCAACAGGCGCACCGATTGGGGTTTGGACAAATGGAAATCAAATTTCTTATTATCAGCGTAAAGATCCCAATTATTTTGAAGATATTACAGATATTCCTAATGCGAACCAAACTTTAGCAGATATTCTCAATGAAAGATTTACATTAGAAGATTTAATCAAAAAAGATAAACTCGTCAACGAGAAAAAATCTCTAAAAGCCTTAATTGAATAA
- a CDS encoding Uma2 family endonuclease has translation MTIAQETRYYSPAEYLEIEVNSDQRHEYIDGLIIPMTGGTPDHNQLALNFSGTLNFLLKRQPYQVFVTDQRLWIPNRKIHTYPDIMVVQTPLVFEEGRKDTITNPVMIAEVLSNSTKSYDKDEKFAAYRTISSFQEYILIDQYTMHVEQYSKTDNNKWIFSEYSNSQDSLNLASIDCQISLEDIYDKVNFEAKE, from the coding sequence ATGACTATTGCACAAGAAACACGCTACTATTCACCCGCAGAATATCTAGAAATAGAAGTTAATTCTGATCAACGACATGAATATATTGATGGATTGATTATACCCATGACAGGCGGAACACCAGATCACAACCAACTTGCACTTAATTTCAGCGGTACACTCAATTTTCTTCTTAAACGTCAACCTTATCAAGTTTTTGTTACAGATCAACGGCTTTGGATTCCTAACAGAAAAATTCACACTTATCCTGATATTATGGTTGTCCAAACTCCTTTAGTTTTTGAAGAAGGAAGAAAAGACACTATTACTAATCCTGTGATGATTGCTGAGGTGTTATCAAATTCAACTAAAAGCTATGATAAAGATGAAAAGTTTGCTGCTTATCGAACTATTTCTAGTTTTCAAGAATATATTTTAATTGACCAATATACAATGCACGTTGAACAATATTCCAAAACTGATAATAACAAATGGATTTTTTCAGAATATTCAAATAGTCAGGATTCTTTAAATTTAGCTTCTATTGATTGTCAAATTTCACTGGAAGATATCTATGATAAAGTTAATTTTGAAGCGAAAGAATGA